One Cryptomeria japonica chromosome 9, Sugi_1.0, whole genome shotgun sequence genomic window carries:
- the LOC131033508 gene encoding phospholipase A1-Igamma3, chloroplastic-like produces MGGIFSFPSVGIDNQSSHSLVCQSSSSQPSSIHVHDNRHGEEGSQSPQLCEVWKDIQGSQNWNALLNPMDPILKVEALRYGEFIRVCYNAFNGERSSKYYSTCRYSRRELLEKIGMSQCGYRTTKYIYVDTEVLGSSFCQKSEERAIWLGFVAVCDNAKEIKRLGRRDIVVAWRGTQTTQEWIQDLKDVRVPARLSYECQRTTKDRHSSLPSANDGVRIEKGFLNFYTSTMHEEEDCGGKRVTMSARDLVIAEIKRLLQVYKNEMENLSITFTGHSLGAALATLSAYDTKGLLRANHFIDIHVKVFSFASPRVGNLAFARKVEEIGLKVLRFVNKWDVVPEVPGVFMNERMG; encoded by the coding sequence ATGGGTGGTATATTTTCATTTCCCTCAGTGGGTATTGACAATCAGTCAAGTCATAGTTTAGTTTGCCAATCTAGCTCATCACAACCATCTTCAATCCATGTTCATGACAATAGACATGGAGAAGAAGGAAGCCAATCTCCACAGCTGTGTGAGGTATGGAAAGATATACAAGGTTCCCAAAATTGGAATGCTTTGCTGAACCCCATGGATCCCATTCTCAAAGTTGAAGCTCTGAGGTATGGAGAATTTATAAGGGTTTGTTATAACGCTTTTAATGGTGAAAGGAGTTCCAAATATTATAGTACATGTAGGTATAGTAGGAGAGAACTGTTGGAGAAGATAGGCATGTCTCAATGTGGGTACCGAACCACTAAATATATATATGTCGATACTGAGGTGTTAGGCTCGTCTTTTTGCCAGAAATCCGAAGAGAGAGCTATTTGGTTAGGGTTTGTTGCAGTCTGCGACAATGCAAAGGAGATTAAGAGGCTTGGACGACGAGACATTGTGGTTGCATGGAGAGGAACCCAGACAACTCAAGAATGGATACAAGATCTGAAGGATGTTCGGGTGCCCGCTAGATTATCTTACGAGTGTCAAAGAACGACCAAAGATCGTCATTCATCACTTCCATCTGCAAATGATGGAGTTCGAATTGAGAAAGGATTCCTAAACTTTTATACTTCGACAATGCATGAGGAGGAAGATTGTGGTGGAAAGCGCGTGACCATGAGCGCAAGAGATCTAGTGATTGCAGAGATAAAGAGATTGCTCCAAGTCTACAAGAATGAAATGGAGAATTTGAGCATAACGTTTACTGGGCATAGTTTAGGAGCTGCCCTGGCAACGTTGAGTGCTTATGATACAAAAGGACTCCTTAGAGCTAACCATTTTATTGATATTCATGTAAAAGTGTTTTCCTTTGCCTCTCCAAGAGTAGGAAATCTTGCATTTGCTAGAAAGGTGGAGGAGATTGGGCTCAAAGTATTGAGGTTTGTAAACAAGTGGGACGTGGTTCCAGAAGTGCCCGGAGTTTTCATGAACGAGAGGATGGGATGA